Proteins encoded by one window of Candidatus Nitrosocosmicus hydrocola:
- a CDS encoding tautomerase family protein: MIQITISQGRTVEQKRELIKVLTMETARIMKTRDEKVRVLIYEVSKENWGNGGIIGVDMV, translated from the coding sequence GTGATTCAAATTACGATAAGTCAGGGAAGAACAGTCGAACAAAAAAGAGAATTGATAAAGGTATTGACAATGGAGACAGCTAGAATTATGAAAACACGTGACGAAAAAGTAAGAGTGTTGATTTACGAGGTCTCCAAGGAGAATTGGGGAAATGGGGGTATTATAGGTGTTGATATGGTATAG
- a CDS encoding universal stress protein: MFSKILVGIDGSEYSRNAVNFALDLSSKYDSDLYLLAIVPSKVHHGDSSGVFGMVAPSYFQEYKKEAEKWFEEIIAHINNNTTIDTKTKVKSEVITTPFSTAASILNYAEERDVELIVIGTRGNSGLKKMLLGSVATDVVTYSYCPVLVIK; this comes from the coding sequence ATGTTTTCCAAAATTTTAGTAGGTATAGATGGATCAGAATACTCAAGAAATGCTGTAAATTTTGCTCTAGATCTATCGTCAAAATATGATTCAGATTTATACCTTTTGGCCATTGTTCCTTCTAAAGTTCATCATGGTGATTCTTCAGGTGTATTTGGTATGGTTGCCCCATCTTATTTTCAAGAATATAAGAAGGAAGCAGAAAAATGGTTTGAAGAAATAATAGCCCACATAAACAACAATACAACCATTGATACCAAAACCAAAGTGAAATCTGAGGTAATTACTACACCTTTTTCTACTGCAGCATCAATTCTAAACTACGCTGAAGAAAGGGATGTGGAACTGATAGTTATAGGCACTAGAGGAAACTCTGGCTTAAAGAAAATGTTATTGGGAAGTGTTGCAACAGATGTTGTAACTTATTCCTATTGTCCCGTGTTGGTCATTAAATGA
- a CDS encoding sodium:solute symporter family transporter: MTALVLLLIFVDTKWLGTRKTFEWFSTAGRNIKSGLLASSVISAWIWAATLLESSTVAYKYGISGPFWYAAGASIQIILFAVIALELKKRAPSSHTFTEFLYLRLGKFGHKVFLLFALLANSIVTAMLVLGGAVALNVLTGIDITIACFIIPLSIMMYTYFGGLKATFFADYLNTSLIFIVILILVTGIYFFNPHIGGITGLFEGLQLASTINPVEGNSGGSFLTLASIGALIFGIINIIGNFGTVFVDQAFWQRAIATRPKSLIKGFFIGGLAWFAIPFALATSLGLAGIALHLDLSSSEVSHGLVAPITISTLFGEVGGILILTMLFTAVTCAGSAELVAFSSLFTFDVYRTYFKPSASGRQLMKVSKYSVLAFGFGIGVLSLALFHIGLSLQYIYLSMGILIGSAVGPISLSLIWKKTNKTLASLSALFGLLAGIVVWLFSAYSLYGNISVLSTSHDIPLLFGNLTSFATGFAFVILGSLIKPDNFNFNITKQRIVVVEERIRSLIKEDNDETILKKRTLFGYKYGIIFTLLLVVIWPLPLFFSGYIFSFEFFLFWILLSIAWTLAAACFLIVKPIIESKREISTVLSNLMMVIRFKVLFRTDKNVLLSSINNTVNSTLENSTNTNYKRILVAVDGSMPSIRALDYASHTFQLDSIIYVLHIIEWPEGPEENAAEYDAELLKRVEKEGRLVLSSILIKNSKRCERIVKVGDPANRILKTAHDLNVDIIVLGTRGLGHSGDLGHVTRKILSESNKPVLLLN; the protein is encoded by the coding sequence ATGACAGCACTAGTATTATTGCTCATTTTTGTAGATACCAAATGGCTTGGAACCAGAAAAACATTTGAGTGGTTTTCTACAGCTGGGAGAAATATTAAAAGTGGTTTATTGGCGTCGTCTGTTATTTCTGCTTGGATCTGGGCTGCTACACTTTTAGAGTCTTCGACTGTTGCTTACAAGTATGGGATTAGTGGGCCATTTTGGTATGCAGCAGGAGCCAGCATCCAGATCATTCTTTTTGCCGTAATTGCCCTGGAATTGAAAAAAAGGGCGCCGTCTTCTCACACTTTTACAGAATTTCTATACCTTAGACTGGGAAAGTTTGGTCATAAGGTATTTTTGCTTTTTGCACTATTGGCTAATTCTATTGTAACTGCCATGCTAGTTCTAGGAGGGGCCGTAGCCTTAAATGTATTAACTGGGATTGACATTACTATCGCTTGTTTCATAATCCCTTTGAGTATTATGATGTATACATATTTTGGAGGTTTAAAGGCCACTTTCTTTGCAGACTATCTGAATACCTCTCTAATTTTTATTGTAATATTAATACTAGTCACAGGCATCTATTTCTTTAATCCACACATTGGTGGAATAACAGGATTGTTTGAAGGTCTGCAATTAGCAAGCACTATTAATCCCGTGGAGGGCAATTCTGGTGGTTCATTTCTTACTTTGGCCTCAATCGGCGCACTTATTTTTGGAATAATAAATATAATTGGAAATTTTGGAACTGTTTTTGTTGATCAAGCCTTTTGGCAGAGAGCAATTGCCACACGTCCCAAATCTCTTATCAAGGGATTTTTCATTGGTGGATTAGCCTGGTTTGCTATTCCTTTTGCTCTTGCAACTTCTCTTGGACTCGCAGGTATTGCGCTACACTTGGACCTTTCTTCATCTGAAGTTAGTCATGGATTGGTTGCTCCAATAACAATCTCAACATTGTTTGGGGAGGTTGGTGGCATACTTATTCTAACGATGCTTTTTACCGCAGTAACATGTGCAGGGTCTGCAGAACTTGTTGCGTTTTCATCTTTATTTACATTTGATGTCTATAGAACTTATTTCAAACCTTCAGCCTCTGGCAGGCAGTTGATGAAGGTATCTAAATACTCTGTATTGGCTTTTGGATTTGGGATAGGAGTGCTTTCCTTAGCCTTGTTTCATATAGGGTTGAGCTTGCAATATATTTACCTATCGATGGGTATTTTAATTGGGTCGGCGGTTGGACCTATTTCACTATCTTTAATATGGAAGAAAACCAACAAGACTTTAGCATCTCTTTCTGCATTATTTGGTCTATTGGCTGGTATTGTTGTATGGCTTTTCTCAGCATATTCTTTGTATGGTAATATTTCTGTCTTGTCTACCAGCCATGATATTCCGCTTCTTTTTGGAAATTTGACATCCTTTGCAACTGGTTTTGCTTTTGTTATTTTGGGAAGTTTGATCAAACCTGACAACTTTAATTTTAATATCACAAAGCAGCGAATTGTCGTAGTAGAGGAAAGAATCAGATCATTAATAAAGGAAGATAACGATGAAACGATCTTAAAAAAGAGAACATTATTTGGATACAAATACGGGATCATATTTACTCTTCTATTAGTTGTAATTTGGCCATTGCCTTTGTTTTTTTCAGGATATATTTTTTCTTTTGAATTTTTCTTATTTTGGATTTTATTAAGCATTGCTTGGACGCTTGCAGCTGCTTGTTTTCTCATAGTTAAACCAATCATTGAATCGAAAAGAGAAATTTCAACGGTCTTGTCCAATCTTATGATGGTTATTCGATTTAAGGTTTTATTTAGAACGGATAAAAATGTGTTACTATCTTCTATAAACAACACCGTAAATTCTACTTTAGAGAATTCTACTAATACAAATTACAAACGAATTCTTGTAGCAGTAGATGGTTCTATGCCGTCTATAAGAGCATTAGACTACGCTAGTCATACTTTTCAGTTGGACTCCATAATCTATGTATTACACATAATTGAATGGCCTGAGGGTCCAGAAGAAAATGCTGCTGAATACGACGCAGAGTTATTAAAGAGAGTTGAAAAAGAAGGGCGACTCGTTTTATCAAGTATTCTTATAAAGAACTCAAAAAGATGTGAAAGAATAGTCAAAGTCGGTGATCCTGCAAACAGAATTCTTAAGACCGCTCACGATCTTAATGTGGATATAATAGTTTTAGGAACACGTGGATTAGGACACTCTGGAGACCTCGGTCATGTAA
- a CDS encoding nitroreductase family protein produces the protein MNTVDCIATKLDIREFSNDIVPSNIISTILNSARYSGSGLNTQHWRFIVIKEKNNIQKLSEDSTSGQWIVGANFAIILLTDPNYGFHLLDAGRVIQNMQLSAWDNEIGSGIYTGINDEKMRNDFKIPSNLSISAVVGFGYPKKSITGKGKNRKPLSELAFNEFYGNSESVI, from the coding sequence ATGAATACTGTCGATTGTATTGCCACGAAGCTGGATATAAGAGAATTTAGTAATGATATTGTACCATCAAATATAATATCTACCATTCTGAATTCTGCTAGATATAGTGGCAGTGGTCTAAATACTCAACATTGGAGATTTATAGTAATAAAGGAGAAAAACAATATACAGAAATTATCTGAAGACAGTACAAGTGGACAATGGATAGTTGGAGCAAATTTTGCTATTATATTATTAACAGATCCAAATTACGGGTTCCATTTACTTGATGCAGGAAGAGTCATACAGAATATGCAATTATCTGCATGGGATAATGAAATTGGTTCCGGAATATATACAGGTATAAATGATGAGAAAATGAGAAACGATTTTAAAATCCCATCGAATCTTAGCATTTCTGCTGTGGTGGGTTTTGGATATCCTAAAAAGTCCATTACTGGAAAGGGAAAAAATCGTAAACCATTAAGCGAATTGGCCTTTAACGAGTTTTATGGAAATTCGGAAAGTGTGATCTGA
- a CDS encoding ParB/RepB/Spo0J family partition protein, with amino-acid sequence MHAFDTSIVEHIEIKMIRPSQFSIRDKFNDYQEVESLVSSIKEHGLLQPILIRPYQNNFEIVAGHRRFYACKSLRWRHIPCKIREMNDKQAFEIQLTENIQRKSMSALEEAEAFRKYVQDLGWGGVTELAKKIGKSEEYVSHRIQLLKLPQDVKEKIMLNKLSVSQALELTTLSPSNIVQFTDHIIENELTIRQIREVKAVFSKEGLSGDDLELIANENINLKNIKTLKITKKTTLALKITLARLDSIIEEVQLNFEPEQSTDVVSFLMDMRLKIHSLIDDTIRFKNTKITKTAKYLKGSVN; translated from the coding sequence ATGCATGCGTTTGATACCAGTATAGTGGAACATATCGAAATCAAGATGATTCGACCTTCACAGTTTTCAATTAGAGATAAATTTAATGATTATCAAGAAGTAGAATCACTTGTTTCGAGTATCAAAGAACATGGATTACTTCAACCCATTTTGATCCGTCCTTATCAGAATAATTTTGAAATAGTTGCTGGTCATCGACGTTTCTACGCATGCAAATCTCTCAGATGGCGTCATATCCCATGCAAGATTAGGGAAATGAATGACAAACAGGCATTTGAAATTCAGTTAACTGAAAACATCCAGAGAAAATCTATGAGTGCCCTTGAGGAGGCCGAGGCTTTTAGAAAGTATGTGCAGGATTTGGGCTGGGGAGGTGTTACTGAATTGGCCAAGAAAATAGGGAAAAGTGAAGAATATGTCTCCCATAGAATACAATTATTAAAGCTCCCTCAAGACGTCAAGGAAAAAATTATGCTAAACAAATTAAGTGTAAGTCAAGCGCTTGAATTAACTACTCTTTCTCCAAGTAACATTGTTCAATTTACTGATCATATTATAGAAAATGAATTGACTATACGACAGATTAGAGAGGTCAAGGCAGTCTTTTCAAAGGAAGGTCTTTCAGGAGATGATTTGGAATTAATTGCTAACGAAAATATTAATCTAAAGAACATTAAAACTTTAAAGATAACTAAAAAAACAACACTTGCACTAAAAATAACCCTTGCTAGACTAGATAGCATAATCGAGGAAGTTCAATTAAACTTTGAACCAGAACAAAGTACAGATGTAGTAAGCTTTTTGATGGACATGAGACTTAAGATTCACTCCTTAATAGACGATACAATCCGATTCAAGAATACTAAAATTACTAAAACAGCAAAATACTTGAAAGGATCAGTTAATTGA
- a CDS encoding Lrp/AsnC family transcriptional regulator → MIDSIDELILSALSKDAKQDLNEIWDFLRNYGHNLSLEEIDSRIRTLEDEKIISRYTISIDTKKVRHKIIRVVLVTFRPSQHLRSRVEGLKKYLEDAPFVLFSGRTRGGYDWITIQVFASPEIADEESDIYRNLFGDIIQTYEVYDFSPLKEPTLNAFTYTDKEYKKFLNEWMPPFLGR, encoded by the coding sequence ATGATAGATTCGATCGACGAGTTAATTCTTTCTGCTTTGAGTAAAGACGCCAAGCAGGACTTGAATGAAATTTGGGATTTTTTAAGAAATTACGGTCACAATTTGAGTTTAGAAGAGATAGATTCACGCATTAGAACACTGGAGGATGAAAAAATTATCTCAAGGTATACTATTTCTATAGATACCAAAAAAGTAAGGCACAAAATAATCAGAGTTGTTTTAGTTACCTTTAGGCCTTCTCAACATTTGAGAAGCAGGGTAGAAGGATTAAAGAAATATCTTGAAGACGCCCCTTTTGTATTATTTTCCGGAAGAACTAGGGGAGGATATGATTGGATTACCATTCAAGTGTTTGCTTCTCCAGAGATTGCAGATGAAGAAAGCGATATTTACAGAAATTTGTTTGGAGATATCATCCAGACATATGAAGTATATGACTTTTCCCCTCTAAAGGAGCCCACTCTTAATGCATTTACCTACACGGATAAAGAATATAAAAAATTCTTAAATGAATGGATGCCTCCGTTCCTTGGAAGATGA